Proteins from a single region of Apium graveolens cultivar Ventura chromosome 7, ASM990537v1, whole genome shotgun sequence:
- the LOC141672623 gene encoding phenylacetaldehyde reductase-like isoform X1, which translates to MSGRGKVVCVTGASGYIASWLVKMLLERDYTVNATVRSLNDPQKTEHLLALDGAKERLHLFEANLLEERSFNPAVNGCCCVFHTASPVTLSSSNPQADLIEPAVKGTLNVLQSCTKIPSIKRVVITSSMASVMVTGKPLKPDVVMDETWFSSPALCEEQKLYYHLSKTLAEEAALKFAEEHEIELVTLHPGFVLGPLLQPVLNITSAGMLNFIKKGREMFPDGIYRFVDVRDVAFGHIQAFENPSACGRYCLVGKVTYSSEAFEILHKLYPAISIPETCKKEKPVEPPYHVSKERAKSLGIDFLPLEVSLKDMVESLKEKNFLIF; encoded by the exons ATGAGTGGAAGAGGAAAGGTAGTATGCGTAACAGGAGCATCTGGATACATAGCTTCATGGCTCGTCAAGATGTTACTTGAACGTGATTACACTGTCAACGCCACTGTTCGATCTCTCA ATGATCCACAGAAGACAGAACACCTACTTGCACTTGATGGAGCAAAGGAAAGACTTCACTTGTTTGAAGCAAATTTACTCGAAGAGAGATCTTTTAATCCTGCGGTAAACGGATGTTGTTGTGTCTTTCATACAGCATCACCTGTTACCCTTTCATCCTCGAATCCACAG GCAGACCTGATCGAGCCTGCTGTGAAGGGAACACTTAATGTTCTTCAGTCATGCACAAAAATTCCATCTATTAAAAGGGTGGTAATAACATCTTCCATGGCTTCAGTTATGGTCACTGGAAAGCCTTTAAAACCTGATGTTGTAATGGATGAAACATGGTTTTCTTCTCCTGCACTTTGTGAGGAACAAAAG CTTTATTATCACCTTTCGAAAACATTGGCTGAGGAAGCAGCTTTGAAGTTTGCAGAAGAGCATGAAATTGAGTTGGTGACGCTGCATCCAGGGTTCGTCTTAGGTCCTCTCTTACAGCCAGTTTTAAATATTACCTCAGCAGGGATGCTAAACTTCATTAAAAAAG GACGAGAAATGTTCCCTGACGGAATTTATAGATTTGTTGATGTCAGAGATGTTGCCTTTGGTCATATACAAGCATTTGAGAATCCTTCCGCTTGTGGAAGATATTGCTTGGTTGGGAAGGTGACATACTCTTCAGAGGCTTTTGAGATATTACACAAGCTTTATCCCGCTATAAGTATTCCTGAAAC GTGCAAAAAAGAAAAGCCTGTTGAGCCACCCTACCATGTCTCCAAGGAAAGAGCTAAAAGTTTAGGCATTGATTTTCTACCTCTTGAAGTGAGTCTCAAGGATATGGTGGAAAGCTTGAAGGAAAAGAACTTTCTTATCTTTTAA
- the LOC141672623 gene encoding phenylacetaldehyde reductase-like isoform X2 produces MSGRGKVVCVTGASGYIASWLVKMLLERDYTVNATVRSLNDPQKTEHLLALDGAKERLHLFEANLLEERSFNPAVNGCCCVFHTASPVTLSSSNPQADLIEPAVKGTLNVLQSCTKIPSIKRVVITSSMASVMVTGKPLKPDVVMDETWFSSPALCEEQKLYYHLSKTLAEEAALKFAEEHEIELVTLHPGFVLGPLLQPVLNITSAGMLNFIKKGREMFPDGIYRFVDVRDVAFGHIQAFENPSACGRYCLVGKVTYSSEAFEILHKLYPAISIPETWSYMWSTRYLLFAKCI; encoded by the exons ATGAGTGGAAGAGGAAAGGTAGTATGCGTAACAGGAGCATCTGGATACATAGCTTCATGGCTCGTCAAGATGTTACTTGAACGTGATTACACTGTCAACGCCACTGTTCGATCTCTCA ATGATCCACAGAAGACAGAACACCTACTTGCACTTGATGGAGCAAAGGAAAGACTTCACTTGTTTGAAGCAAATTTACTCGAAGAGAGATCTTTTAATCCTGCGGTAAACGGATGTTGTTGTGTCTTTCATACAGCATCACCTGTTACCCTTTCATCCTCGAATCCACAG GCAGACCTGATCGAGCCTGCTGTGAAGGGAACACTTAATGTTCTTCAGTCATGCACAAAAATTCCATCTATTAAAAGGGTGGTAATAACATCTTCCATGGCTTCAGTTATGGTCACTGGAAAGCCTTTAAAACCTGATGTTGTAATGGATGAAACATGGTTTTCTTCTCCTGCACTTTGTGAGGAACAAAAG CTTTATTATCACCTTTCGAAAACATTGGCTGAGGAAGCAGCTTTGAAGTTTGCAGAAGAGCATGAAATTGAGTTGGTGACGCTGCATCCAGGGTTCGTCTTAGGTCCTCTCTTACAGCCAGTTTTAAATATTACCTCAGCAGGGATGCTAAACTTCATTAAAAAAG GACGAGAAATGTTCCCTGACGGAATTTATAGATTTGTTGATGTCAGAGATGTTGCCTTTGGTCATATACAAGCATTTGAGAATCCTTCCGCTTGTGGAAGATATTGCTTGGTTGGGAAGGTGACATACTCTTCAGAGGCTTTTGAGATATTACACAAGCTTTATCCCGCTATAAGTATTCCTGAAAC ATGGAGTTATATGTGGTCAACAAGATACCTACTCTTTGCTAAATGCATATGA